CCAAAGATCATTCCCGGTGTCACTCCAGCCATGACATCCGGGTTGCCCGCCTTGCCGATGCCCTTGATCAAACCGTCCTTGATGCCGATGTCCGCCTTGTAAATTCCCGTATGGTCCACCACGATCGCGCACGTTATCACGCAATCCAACGCATCGGCCTGTCCCACACCCGCCGCCTGCCCCATGCCTTCGCGCAAAACCTTTCCACCACCGAATTTGCATTCGTCGCCGTAAACGGTGAAATCCTTTTCCACCTCCAGTTGCAATGAAGTATCGCCGAGCTTCAACCGGTCACCGGTCGTCGGCCCGAACATCTCCGCGTAATGCGAGCGTTGCATTTTATGAGCCATGATTTTCCTCCTGATGCGCGAAGCCGCCGTCTTTTACCCGCGCCATGACCGCCGGCAAATTTTCCGCCGAGACTTTGCCATTGCCAAGATTGTTGCCGCCACGAATCACCCGATTGCCCGCAATCTCAACCAAATTAACGGTTTTGGTTTCGCCCGGTTCAAAACGCACCGCCGTTCCTGCAGGAACGTCCAACCGGCGACCGTAAGCTTTTGCGCGATCAAAGCGAAGCTGCGCGTTCGTCTCGATAAAATGATAATGGCTTCCGACTTGCACCGGACGGTCACCAAGATTGGTGACGGACAAAGTGATGCTCACGCGGCCCGCGTTCAGTTCGAGTTCCCCTGGTTGCGGCGTCATCGCGCCCGGCTCGAAATCTGTGACCGCATCCGCCTTGAAAGTTGAAATATCCGGCACCGGCAGAAAACTTCCATACAACGCCAATTTCAAATCTCCATGCTCCGCAGCGATAGGATGATGCACCGTTACCAGTTTTGTCCCGTCGGGAAATGTTCCCTCCACCTGCACTTCGCCAATCATCGCAGGCACGCCGGACATCACCTGACGACGGCCTAGAAATTTTCGGCCCAGGTCCATGAGTTCCGCCACGCTGCGGCCATCGCGAATGAATTCGAGAAGCTGCGTCGCGATCAACGCGACGGCTTCGGGGTAGTTGAGCCGCACGCCGCGCGCAAGCCGTTTCTGGGCGAGGAAGCCCGCGTTGTGAAGCAGCAGCTTGTCAATTTCTCGAGGCGACAGATGCATTGTGGTAAATGAATTGGGTCTCCGGTTTCAGCGCTCACCATTTTCGCGCCCAGGGATCATCGTGCAAAACGTCACGAAGAAAATCAAGCTGTTGGTGAATCTCCCGCCGGACTTGTTCCACTGCTTCGCCCGCCAAACGAAGCACCACGCCGCCTTTGATAGCACTCGCGCTGCACAGAAGCGACGCGCGGCGCTCAATGGGCCGCACAGCGATGCGCTCCAGGACTTGAGCCGCAACCGTATTCAACACTTCGCCAAGAATGACAATCGTCGCGATACAATTCATCCGCCCCATCCGATGTGCACCACCCAGCGGCCCTGGTTCGGCATCGAGCGACAACGCATCCAAAAAAACGCGCTCGCCGCCGACGAAAATTTCATTGCGACTTTGAAAACGATTGAATACCCAGCGTTCACCACAAGCCGCGCGCCCCGAGCCAAGCCAATCCACCAATACCAATCCGCTCCCGCGCGCGAGTTGAAATCCCTGGCGTTGGACATAATCAGAATCGGCGAACGCCTGCACCGCATCCGGCGCCAGCACTAACAGGGAATCTTCCGCGAGGTCTGCGCGAAGTTCATGACCGCACGGGCGATTTTTTGGATTGCGATAAACTTTTGTCGAAGCCTGCGTGCTCAGGAAGCAGCGTGTTCCCGCGCCGAGTTTCACCGTCAGTTTAGTCTCGTCACCGGCGACCATGCCGCCGCCGAAACTGCTCAGATAGGCCCACACACTTTCGCCGCGCGGTCTGGGAACGAGAATTTTCAACGGGCTCGACGCGCAAACTGAAGTCGCCGTGCTCATACCCGAAACCATTTGAACCTCGAGATGGCCAAATCCCTTTTCCACTGGCGATGCGCAGCCGTTTTCGGTCACGCCATTCAAAACGCCAGCCTCGCCAGGCGGGTTGCGAAATAGTTCATGCAAAGAGGAAACACGCGGGACAGGTTTCGCGACGACTATCATACCGTCAAGTATTTCTTCACGATCCCTTCGTTCAAATCCGCAATCGGCCCGCCCGCGACCACCGCTCCGCGATCCATCACGTAAAACCGGTCGGCAATTTCGAGGCAAAAATCGAGATATTGTTCGACCAATAAAATACTGATCTTGTCCGTCTTTTTGATTTTCACCAGCGTCTCGCCGATCAGGTCAATGATGTTCGGCTGAATACCTTCCGTCGGCTCGTCCAGAATCAGAACTTTGGGGTCCGTCAACAATGCGCGCGCGATCGCCAGTTGCTGTTGTTGGCCGCCGCTGAGCACTCCGCCTTTGCGTCCCAGCATTTCCTTGAGCACGGGAAAAAGTTCCAGCACGCGTTCCAACTGGCCGTTCGCCTGCGTGCCATGCACGACAAGGCTGATCTTTAAATTTTCCCACACTGTCAAATTTGGAAAAATATCGCGTCCCTGCGGCACGTATCCGATGCCCTTGCGCGCACGTTCTTCTGACGGCAATCCGCTCAGTGATTCTCCGCAGATGCGGATGTCGCCGCTGACGGGTTTGACCAAGCCAACGATGCATTTCAGCGTGGTCGTTTTCCCGACACCGTTGCGTCCCATGAACGCCACTAACTGCCCGTCGGGAAGGGTCATGTTCACATCGCGCAAGATTTGCGAGCCGTCGTACGCCGCGTTGAGATTCGAGATCGCCAGCAACGGCGGTGGTTCCGGCGTGGTCATAAATGTTTCTTCTCGTGCTTGCGGCCCAAATAAACATCGAGGACGCGTTCGTTGTTTTGCACTTCATCCACGCTGCCTTCGCACAACACATGGCCCTGGTGCAACACCGTGACCTTCCTTCCCAGTTGCCGCACGAAAGTCATGTCGTGTTCGATGACCACGACGCTGTGCTTGCCTTCGAGCCCGAGCAATAACTCGGCGGTTTTGTGCGTTTCCTCGTCGGTCATACCGGCGGCGGGTTCATCCACCAGCAAAAGTTTCGGATCTTGCGCAATCAACATGCCGATCTCCAGCCATTGCTTTTGCCCGTGGCTTAACAATCCCGCTTTCCAATCGGCGCGCTGGGCCAGGCCAACCGTCTTTAAAACCTCATGGATGCGCGCGCGCTCGTCCTCACTGATGCGATGAAACAACGCGGCAAAAACCCCGCGCGGCCCTTTCAGCGACAACAGCAAATTTTCAAATACGGTGTGATGGACATACACGGAGGGCGTTTGAAATTTTCTGCCGATGCCAAGGCGGTTGATTTGATATTCGTTGAGCCGGGTGAGGTCCGTGCTCTTGCCAAATTCGATTTTTCCGCTGTCAGGGCGCGTGCGTCCGGTGATGAGGTCCATCATCGAACTTTTGCCCGCGCCATTGGGGCCGATGATGATGCGCAACTCGCCATCATCCATGTAAAAATTCAGATCGTTGATCGCCTTGAAACCGTCGAAGGATTTATTCACCCCTTCGAGCATGAGAATAAATTTCTTGGACATGCTTATTTGGTTCCCAGGAGTTGGCTTTTCTCCGCGAGTTCGGCAGCCGCGTTGTCGCGGGCTTTTGCCCGGCGCTGACGCATCTGGCGGATTTGCGCGGGAAGCCCCACGATTCCGGCGGGCATGAAAATCGTCACCACAATGAACAAACCGCCAAGGATCAAGAGCCACAAATCCGGGTAGGCGCGGGTCGCCCAACTTTTGATGACATTCACCACCACCGCGCCGATGACCGGCCCGATCAATGTGCCGCGGCCGCCGATCGAAACCCAGATCACCGCCTCGATGGATTTGTCCACGCCCATTTCGCTGGGGTTGATGATTCCCACTTGCGGCACATAAAGCATCCCGCCGATTGCCGCGATCAAAGCGCTCACGACAAACACGAACAGCTTGTAATTTCCCGCGGCATAGCCACTGAACAGCACGCGATTTTCACTATCGCGAATCGCTTGCTGTACCAGTCCAAATTTTGTCCGGCTCAGCCATTTGCAAAACCAATAGACCAGCAAAAGTGTCACGCCCGATGCGAAATACAAAATCCGTTGCGTGGAAGCCAGGCGCAAATCATATCCCAGCATGAATTTGAAATCGGTGAAGCCATTGTTGCCGCCGAGCAAAAGACTGTTGCGAAAAAATAGCAAACAGGCGGCATAGGTCAGCGCCTGGGTGAGAATCGAAAAATAGACCCCGCGAATGCGCGAGCGAAAGGCGAGAAAGCCAAATACCAACGCCAGTACGCCCGGCAAAACCAGTGCCATCAGCACGGCAAATGGGAAACTCGAAAAAGGCTTCCAGAAGACCGGCAGATTGCTCCAGCCCAGGAACACGAGAAAGTCAGGAATGGGTTTGTGATACTGGCCAAGGTCGCCAATCATGCGCATCAGATACATCCCCATCATGTAACCGCCGAGCGTGAAAAAGAGCGCCTGGCCGAGACATAACAAACCCGTGTAACCCCAAAGCAAATCCACGCTGATCGCCAAAATCGCGTAGCAAAGATATTTGCCATAGACAGTGATCGAAAAATCGGAGACGTGCAGGAAGCTGCTCGCGGGCACGAACGCATTGAGGGATGGCAAGATCGCCAGAATATAAATCGCCGCGATGGCGACACCCCACTTTTGATATTTCGATGTTTCCATTTTAATCCAGACTGCGGCTGCGAATTGAGAACAATCCGCCGGGCTTCCATTGCAGGAACAAGATGATGGTGATAAGCACCACAATCTTCCCACTCACGGGCGAGCCGGTCAGTTGTTGCAACACCTGGTCGGACGTGCCGATGCCCAGCGCGGCACATACCGTGCCGATGATGCTTCCCACACCGCCGACGACCACCGTCATGAACGCATTGACGATATGGTCCTGCCCCATGCTCGGTCCGACATTGCCGATTTGTGAAAGGAACGCGCCCGCCAGCCCGGCCAATCCCGATCCAAAAGCAAAGGTCAGCATATTGATGCGACGCGTCCGCACTCCGAGGCACGCGGCCATGTTGCGATTCTGCATCACCGCGCGAATCAAAAGACCCAGCGGCGTTTTTGTCAGCAGCAGCCAGGTTCCGATAACGATCAGGACTGCGAAGCCGATGACGAACACGCGATTGTAACCGAAGCTCACGTCATCCACCGTAAAATGGCCGAGCAACCACGACGGCGAATTTACCTGCACATTGTTCGCGCCAAAAACCATGCGGAAACATTGCTGCATCACCAGCGAAACTCCCCACGTCGCCAGCAATGATTCCAGCGGACGCCGGTAAAGAAATTGAATCACCGCCCGTTCCACCAGCAAGCCCGCCAGCGCCGCCATGATGAAACTCAAAGGCAGCGCCACCAGGAAATAACTTTCATACGTCGCGCCGGTGGTATTGAGTCCCGGCAAGTGCATTCCAAATTGGATGGCCTTCCCGGCAAAATTGAACGGCAGCACAATCGTGAAACCAAATCCCGCGCCAAAAAGATTTTGCACCACGTAACAAGTGTACGCGCCGACCGCGATCATCTCGCCGTGCGCCATATTAATGATGCCCATCAAACCGAACGTGATCGCCAAACCCAGCGCGACCACCAGCAAAATCGAACCCAGACTGATCCCATGAAAAATGGTGCCGAAGAAATTGACCCAGCCAATGTGGTTCTTGATGGAACCAATCGCCTTGGTTGCCGCCAGCTTCGCTGCGGGCGGAGTCGTATCCTTCTCGGCAAACTTCTGTAGATTTTCCACTGAACCGATTGACTGAAGTTCCGCCAGATGATTCACCGCAGAAATCTTCACGTCTGTGTTTGTATCCCCCAACTGGAGCATGGCAATAGCCTCTTCAATGGCCCGGCGCACTTCCGCATTCGTCTCCCTGGTCAGTCTTGCCTGCAAAATCGGGAGGTATTGCAGCTTCTGTGAGTTGCCGAGTTTGCTCACCGCCGAGTGGCGGACTTCGGGATCTTTGTCGGCAAGCGCGAGCGAATCGAGGGTGCGTTGAATCACTTTGCGCAAAGCCATGTCCGTCTCGGCGGCTTCAAGATCGCCGGAACCAAAATGCAACTCCACTCCCTTATCATCCTTCAAAATCTGGCCGTCATCCACGCGAATGGCGCGCGCCTTGCCCTGGGCGTCCTGTTGGTCCTCCAACTGCACCGGCACCTTTGCGCCGCCCGGCGCGCCATACATATATATTCCATCGCGCGTCCACGCCGTGAGAACATCGTGCGCCGTCTTCGAGCCGGTATCCACCAGTTCGCTCAACAGCTTTGGCTGGTCTTCCGGTTTCGCGACGATCACCTCGGCGAGCTTTTTCCTGGCTTCAAGTTCCGTGGCGCTCTCCGCGGCACGCGCCATCCCTGTGCCGGAGAGCAATAGCGCGATCCAAACCATCAATCCAAGGCGAAAAGTTGAATTCATATTTGTGAAAAAGGAGGAACGAAGATGGACAACTTCGTTCCTCCTTGAACTAACTAACTCGGAAACAAGATCAACACGGCCATCATTTCGCGGCTAGCTTTTCGTCCAGGCCTTTCAGCAGGAACGGTTCACCGGTAACTCCGTCAAATGATTTGAGAATCTTGAACTGGCCGTTGGCCTTGGTTTCACCAATGTAAACATTCTTGGTGGCGTGATGGTTGGCTTGCATCGTGACCGTGCCGCCCGGGCCACCGAAGGAGATCGCACCGGATTCCAGCACTTCGCGAACTTTGTCCACGTCAGCCGTGCCGGCCTTTTCGACCGCGGCCTTCCAGAGATAAACGCCGTCATAGGAAAGCACCATCGGACTGTCCACCGGGCGGTTTTCTTTTACGACACCGGCATGGGATTCAGTCGAGAGCCAGTCTTTCCAGTTGCCCAGGAACTTTTTGTTCTCCGGCGTAGGGAGGGACATGAAGTA
The Verrucomicrobiia bacterium genome window above contains:
- the ureA gene encoding urease subunit gamma gives rise to the protein MHLSPREIDKLLLHNAGFLAQKRLARGVRLNYPEAVALIATQLLEFIRDGRSVAELMDLGRKFLGRRQVMSGVPAMIGEVQVEGTFPDGTKLVTVHHPIAAEHGDLKLALYGSFLPVPDISTFKADAVTDFEPGAMTPQPGELELNAGRVSITLSVTNLGDRPVQVGSHYHFIETNAQLRFDRAKAYGRRLDVPAGTAVRFEPGETKTVNLVEIAGNRVIRGGNNLGNGKVSAENLPAVMARVKDGGFAHQEENHGS
- a CDS encoding urease accessory protein UreD, with product MIVVAKPVPRVSSLHELFRNPPGEAGVLNGVTENGCASPVEKGFGHLEVQMVSGMSTATSVCASSPLKILVPRPRGESVWAYLSSFGGGMVAGDETKLTVKLGAGTRCFLSTQASTKVYRNPKNRPCGHELRADLAEDSLLVLAPDAVQAFADSDYVQRQGFQLARGSGLVLVDWLGSGRAACGERWVFNRFQSRNEIFVGGERVFLDALSLDAEPGPLGGAHRMGRMNCIATIVILGEVLNTVAAQVLERIAVRPIERRASLLCSASAIKGGVVLRLAGEAVEQVRREIHQQLDFLRDVLHDDPWARKW
- the urtE gene encoding urea ABC transporter ATP-binding subunit UrtE; this translates as MLAISNLNAAYDGSQILRDVNMTLPDGQLVAFMGRNGVGKTTTLKCIVGLVKPVSGDIRICGESLSGLPSEERARKGIGYVPQGRDIFPNLTVWENLKISLVVHGTQANGQLERVLELFPVLKEMLGRKGGVLSGGQQQQLAIARALLTDPKVLILDEPTEGIQPNIIDLIGETLVKIKKTDKISILLVEQYLDFCLEIADRFYVMDRGAVVAGGPIADLNEGIVKKYLTV
- the urtD gene encoding urea ABC transporter ATP-binding protein UrtD; translation: MSKKFILMLEGVNKSFDGFKAINDLNFYMDDGELRIIIGPNGAGKSSMMDLITGRTRPDSGKIEFGKSTDLTRLNEYQINRLGIGRKFQTPSVYVHHTVFENLLLSLKGPRGVFAALFHRISEDERARIHEVLKTVGLAQRADWKAGLLSHGQKQWLEIGMLIAQDPKLLLVDEPAAGMTDEETHKTAELLLGLEGKHSVVVIEHDMTFVRQLGRKVTVLHQGHVLCEGSVDEVQNNERVLDVYLGRKHEKKHL
- the urtC gene encoding urea ABC transporter permease subunit UrtC, whose amino-acid sequence is METSKYQKWGVAIAAIYILAILPSLNAFVPASSFLHVSDFSITVYGKYLCYAILAISVDLLWGYTGLLCLGQALFFTLGGYMMGMYLMRMIGDLGQYHKPIPDFLVFLGWSNLPVFWKPFSSFPFAVLMALVLPGVLALVFGFLAFRSRIRGVYFSILTQALTYAACLLFFRNSLLLGGNNGFTDFKFMLGYDLRLASTQRILYFASGVTLLLVYWFCKWLSRTKFGLVQQAIRDSENRVLFSGYAAGNYKLFVFVVSALIAAIGGMLYVPQVGIINPSEMGVDKSIEAVIWVSIGGRGTLIGPVIGAVVVNVIKSWATRAYPDLWLLILGGLFIVVTIFMPAGIVGLPAQIRQMRQRRAKARDNAAAELAEKSQLLGTK
- the urtB gene encoding urea ABC transporter permease subunit UrtB, whose translation is MNSTFRLGLMVWIALLLSGTGMARAAESATELEARKKLAEVIVAKPEDQPKLLSELVDTGSKTAHDVLTAWTRDGIYMYGAPGGAKVPVQLEDQQDAQGKARAIRVDDGQILKDDKGVELHFGSGDLEAAETDMALRKVIQRTLDSLALADKDPEVRHSAVSKLGNSQKLQYLPILQARLTRETNAEVRRAIEEAIAMLQLGDTNTDVKISAVNHLAELQSIGSVENLQKFAEKDTTPPAAKLAATKAIGSIKNHIGWVNFFGTIFHGISLGSILLVVALGLAITFGLMGIINMAHGEMIAVGAYTCYVVQNLFGAGFGFTIVLPFNFAGKAIQFGMHLPGLNTTGATYESYFLVALPLSFIMAALAGLLVERAVIQFLYRRPLESLLATWGVSLVMQQCFRMVFGANNVQVNSPSWLLGHFTVDDVSFGYNRVFVIGFAVLIVIGTWLLLTKTPLGLLIRAVMQNRNMAACLGVRTRRINMLTFAFGSGLAGLAGAFLSQIGNVGPSMGQDHIVNAFMTVVVGGVGSIIGTVCAALGIGTSDQVLQQLTGSPVSGKIVVLITIILFLQWKPGGLFSIRSRSLD